The proteins below come from a single Streptomyces sp. B3I8 genomic window:
- a CDS encoding DUF3052 domain-containing protein — protein sequence MSATADHAEERTNPAARLGFQPEQVVQELGFDDDVDQELREAIQEVIGSELVDEEYDDVADAVVLWFRDDDGDLTDALVDATTYIEEGGSILLLTPKTGRDGYVEPSDISEAATTAGLSASKSVSVGKDWSGSRLVTPKAAKSKR from the coding sequence GTGAGCGCGACCGCGGACCACGCGGAGGAGCGGACGAACCCTGCCGCGAGGCTGGGGTTCCAGCCCGAGCAGGTGGTCCAGGAACTGGGCTTCGACGACGACGTCGACCAGGAGCTCCGCGAGGCCATTCAGGAAGTGATCGGCAGTGAACTCGTCGATGAGGAATACGACGATGTGGCCGACGCCGTGGTGCTGTGGTTCCGAGACGACGACGGCGACCTGACGGATGCGCTGGTGGATGCCACCACGTACATCGAAGAGGGCGGCTCGATCCTGCTGCTGACGCCGAAGACGGGGCGCGACGGCTACGTCGAGCCCAGCGACATCTCCGAGGCCGCGACGACGGCGGGGCTGTCGGCGTCCAAGAGCGTGAGTGTCGGCAAGGACTGGAGCGGCAGCCGGCTGGTGACGCCGAAGGCCGCCAAGTCCAAGCGGTGA
- a CDS encoding Orn/Lys/Arg decarboxylase N-terminal domain-containing protein — protein MADGTVLVAVAEHPDGRGATAGQLARIAEAIRERGMRVRWAVSAPDAEAVLRTEAGLAAALVAWDLPPDGADGPGGASVLCGIGRRFQDLPVFLVMADEGLRELPLWVSQSVVGYVWPLEDTPAFLAGRVTTAARAYQEALLPPFFKALRRFDDAHEYSWHTPAHSGGVAFLKSPVGRAFHDYFGERLLRSDLSISVEELGSLFEHTGPIGEAERNAARVFGSERTYFVLHGDSTCNRLVGHFSVTRDEIALVDRNCHKSVLHGLVVSGARPVYLVPTRNGYGLAGPLPPAGIAADAVAERIAAASLTRDAVSPRAQYAVFTNSTYDGLCYDAAAAARAFAPSTPRLHFDEAWFAYARFHPLYAGRYGMSVDEGTFPGPGRPTVFATQSTHKLLAALSQGAMVHVRSAPRAPVEHERFNETLMMHGTTSPSYPMIASLDVATAMMEGPRGRWLLDEAVAEAVRFRQEMVRIGRRIEAAGDRPPWFFGVWQPEEVTDPASGARLPFDEAPADLLTTEPSCWHLAPDADWHGFPGLTDGYCMLDPIKVTLTCPGLDATGAMSDRGIPARVLTAYLATRGIVVEKTDSYTTLVLFSMGITKGKWGTLLDALMDFKQLYDEGAPLDRVLPALVARNAGRYSGLSLRDLCQEMHDHLRGARLVDLLDLAFQQLPEQVAPPQQCYQRLIRGGTERIRLRDAPGRVAAAMVTVTPPGIPVLMPGEGVGTQDGPLLRYLGALEGFDRRFPGFGSETHGVTRDPDTGDYLIECLRPDGHQGSAAPVTPAQRRGEEDTRPVG, from the coding sequence ATGGCCGACGGCACGGTCCTGGTGGCGGTGGCGGAGCATCCGGACGGCCGCGGCGCCACCGCCGGGCAGCTGGCGCGCATCGCCGAGGCGATCCGGGAGCGCGGCATGCGGGTCAGGTGGGCGGTGAGCGCCCCGGACGCCGAGGCGGTGCTCAGGACCGAGGCCGGTCTCGCCGCCGCGCTGGTCGCCTGGGACCTGCCGCCCGACGGCGCGGACGGGCCGGGCGGCGCCTCGGTGCTGTGCGGGATCGGGCGCCGTTTCCAGGATCTTCCGGTGTTCCTGGTCATGGCGGACGAGGGGCTGCGCGAGCTGCCGCTGTGGGTGTCGCAGTCGGTGGTGGGCTACGTGTGGCCGCTGGAGGACACCCCTGCCTTCCTCGCGGGGCGTGTCACCACCGCCGCACGCGCCTATCAGGAGGCGCTGCTCCCGCCATTCTTCAAGGCACTGCGACGATTCGACGACGCGCACGAGTACTCGTGGCACACCCCGGCGCACTCCGGTGGCGTCGCCTTCCTCAAGTCACCTGTGGGCCGGGCGTTCCACGACTACTTCGGGGAACGGCTGCTGCGCAGCGACCTGTCGATCTCGGTGGAGGAGCTCGGCTCACTGTTCGAGCACACCGGGCCGATCGGCGAGGCGGAGCGCAATGCCGCGCGGGTCTTCGGCTCCGAGCGCACCTATTTCGTCCTGCACGGCGACTCCACCTGCAACCGTCTGGTCGGCCACTTCAGCGTGACCCGCGACGAGATCGCCCTGGTGGACCGCAACTGCCACAAGTCGGTCCTGCACGGGCTGGTCGTCTCCGGGGCCCGTCCGGTGTACCTGGTCCCCACCCGCAACGGCTACGGCCTGGCCGGACCGCTGCCGCCGGCCGGGATCGCGGCCGACGCGGTGGCGGAGCGGATCGCGGCCGCCTCCCTCACCCGGGACGCGGTGTCCCCGCGCGCCCAGTACGCGGTGTTCACCAACTCCACGTACGACGGGCTGTGTTACGACGCGGCGGCGGCCGCCCGGGCGTTCGCGCCCAGCACGCCCCGACTCCATTTCGACGAGGCGTGGTTCGCCTACGCCCGTTTCCACCCCCTCTACGCCGGGCGTTACGGGATGTCGGTGGACGAGGGGACCTTCCCCGGGCCCGGCCGGCCGACGGTGTTCGCCACCCAGTCCACCCACAAGCTGCTGGCGGCGCTGTCCCAGGGCGCCATGGTGCACGTCCGGTCCGCGCCGCGGGCGCCGGTGGAGCACGAGCGGTTCAACGAGACGCTGATGATGCACGGCACGACGTCGCCGTCGTATCCGATGATCGCCTCGCTGGACGTGGCCACGGCCATGATGGAGGGTCCGCGGGGCCGGTGGCTCCTCGACGAGGCGGTGGCCGAGGCGGTCCGGTTCCGTCAGGAGATGGTGCGGATCGGGCGGCGGATCGAGGCCGCCGGGGACCGGCCGCCCTGGTTCTTCGGCGTGTGGCAGCCGGAGGAGGTGACCGATCCGGCGAGCGGGGCACGGCTGCCGTTCGACGAGGCCCCGGCGGACCTGCTGACCACGGAGCCCTCCTGCTGGCACCTGGCGCCCGACGCGGACTGGCACGGCTTCCCCGGTCTGACGGACGGTTACTGCATGCTCGACCCGATCAAGGTCACCCTGACCTGCCCGGGACTCGACGCGACCGGTGCCATGTCCGACCGGGGCATCCCGGCGCGGGTGCTCACCGCCTACCTGGCCACCCGCGGCATCGTCGTGGAGAAGACCGACAGCTACACCACGCTGGTGCTGTTCTCCATGGGCATCACCAAGGGCAAGTGGGGCACGCTGCTGGACGCCCTGATGGACTTCAAGCAGCTCTACGACGAGGGCGCCCCGTTGGACCGTGTGCTGCCCGCGCTGGTCGCCCGGAACGCGGGGCGCTACTCGGGGCTCAGCCTGCGCGACCTGTGCCAGGAGATGCACGACCACCTGCGCGGGGCACGTCTGGTCGACCTGCTGGACCTGGCCTTCCAGCAGCTCCCGGAGCAGGTCGCCCCGCCCCAGCAGTGCTACCAGCGCCTGATCCGGGGCGGCACGGAACGCATCCGGTTGAGGGACGCGCCGGGCCGGGTCGCCGCGGCGATGGTCACGGTCACGCCGCCCGGCATCCCCGTCCTCATGCCGGGCGAGGGCGTCGGGACGCAGGACGGCCCCCTCCTGCGCTACCTCGGCGCGCTGGAGGGCTTCGACCGTCGCTTCCCCGGCTTCGGCAGCGAGACCCACGGGGTGACCCGCGATCCCGACACCGGCGACTACCTGATCGAGTGTCTGCGCCCGGACGGACACCAGGGGTCCGCCGCCCCGGTGACACCGGCTCAGCGGCGGGGCGAGGAGGACACCAGGCCTGTGGGTTGA
- a CDS encoding MFS transporter, translating to MTSQPTVEAKGPGDNGPDSPSDSAPATTGLRGHPWLTLISVAIGVMMVALDGTIVAIANPAIAKDLDATLADVQWITNAYFLALAVSLITAGKLGDRFGHRQTFLIGVVGFATSSGAIGLSSSIAFVIVFRVLQGLFGALLMPAALGLLRATFPAEKLNMAIGIWGMVIGASTAGGPILGGVLVEHVSWQSVFFINVPVGAVALVLGLLILVDHRAKNAPRSFDVLGIVLLSAAMFCLVWALIKAPTWGWGDGLTWTFIVGSLIGFALFAFWETRVEEPLIPLAMFRSVPLSAGVVLMVLMAIAFLGGLFFVTFYLQNVHGMSPVDAGTHLLPLTGMMIVGSPLAGAMITKVGPRIPLAGGMACTAIAMFGMSRLDANSGSGLMSLWFALLGLGLAPVMVGATEVIVGNAPLELSGVAGGLQQAAMQIGGSLGTAVLGAVMASKVDNTFAGNWADAKLPPLTPEQLDQASGAVQQGIAPVQPGTPADVAARITDVAHDTFISGMSLACLVAAGVAAVAVLVALLTKRGDNAEAGAGGAHI from the coding sequence ATGACTAGTCAGCCCACCGTCGAGGCGAAGGGGCCCGGCGACAACGGCCCGGACTCGCCGTCCGACTCCGCTCCCGCCACCACCGGTCTGCGCGGCCACCCGTGGCTCACCCTGATATCCGTCGCGATCGGCGTGATGATGGTCGCCCTCGACGGCACCATCGTGGCCATCGCCAACCCCGCGATCGCCAAGGACCTCGACGCCACCCTGGCCGACGTCCAGTGGATCACCAACGCCTACTTCCTCGCCCTCGCGGTCTCCCTGATCACCGCGGGCAAGCTCGGCGACCGGTTCGGGCACCGCCAGACGTTCCTGATCGGCGTGGTCGGCTTCGCCACGTCCTCCGGCGCGATCGGGCTGTCCAGCAGCATCGCGTTCGTCATCGTCTTCCGGGTCCTGCAGGGCCTCTTCGGCGCGCTGCTGATGCCGGCCGCGCTGGGCCTGCTGCGCGCCACCTTCCCGGCCGAGAAGCTGAACATGGCCATCGGCATCTGGGGCATGGTCATCGGCGCCTCCACCGCGGGCGGCCCGATCCTCGGCGGTGTGCTGGTCGAGCACGTCAGCTGGCAGTCGGTGTTCTTCATCAACGTGCCGGTCGGCGCCGTCGCGCTCGTCCTCGGCCTGCTGATCCTCGTCGACCACCGTGCGAAGAACGCGCCGCGCTCCTTCGACGTCCTCGGCATCGTGCTGCTGTCCGCCGCGATGTTCTGCCTGGTCTGGGCACTCATCAAGGCCCCGACCTGGGGCTGGGGCGACGGCCTGACCTGGACCTTCATCGTCGGCTCGCTGATCGGCTTCGCCCTGTTCGCCTTCTGGGAGACCAGGGTCGAGGAACCGCTGATCCCGCTGGCGATGTTCCGGTCGGTGCCGCTTTCGGCCGGTGTCGTCCTGATGGTGCTGATGGCCATCGCGTTCCTCGGCGGTCTGTTCTTCGTCACCTTCTACCTGCAGAACGTGCATGGGATGAGCCCGGTCGACGCCGGTACGCATCTGCTGCCGCTCACCGGCATGATGATCGTCGGCTCGCCGCTGGCCGGCGCGATGATCACCAAGGTCGGCCCGCGCATCCCGCTGGCCGGTGGCATGGCGTGCACCGCGATCGCCATGTTCGGCATGTCACGGCTCGACGCGAACAGCGGCAGCGGCCTCATGTCGCTGTGGTTCGCGCTGCTCGGCCTCGGGCTCGCGCCGGTCATGGTCGGCGCCACCGAGGTCATCGTGGGCAACGCCCCGCTGGAGCTGTCCGGTGTGGCCGGCGGACTCCAGCAGGCCGCGATGCAGATCGGCGGCAGCCTCGGCACGGCCGTGCTGGGCGCCGTGATGGCCTCCAAGGTCGACAACACGTTCGCCGGCAACTGGGCCGACGCCAAGCTCCCGCCGCTCACGCCCGAGCAGCTCGACCAGGCCTCAGGGGCCGTGCAGCAGGGCATCGCGCCCGTGCAGCCGGGCACCCCGGCGGACGTCGCCGCGAGGATCACCGACGTCGCGCACGACACGTTCATCTCCGGGATGAGCCTGGCCTGCCTGGTGGCCGCGGGCGTCGCGGCGGTCGCGGTGCTGGTCGCCCTCCTCACCAAGCGGGGGGACAACGCGGAGGCGGGAGCGGGGGGCGCGCACATCTGA
- a CDS encoding DUF475 domain-containing protein, which yields MLLKTFGWSFAITALGLVAAVLYNGWTGFGIVAILAILEISLSFDNAVVNAGVLKKMSPFWQKIFLTVGVLIAVFGMRLIFPVVIVAVTAKLNPWDAVDLAFSDKDRYQQLVTDAHPAIAAFGGMFLLMIFLDFIFEDRDIKWLAWLERPLAKLGKVDMLAVCISLICLLIASMTVAAHAHQHGGVHADKGQTVLLAGIAGLITYMIVGGLSGYFEDRLEEEEEREQEEESDRRTGGKKPAVLLAGQAAFFMFLYLEVLDASFSFDGVIGAFAITNDIVMMALGLGIGAMYVRSLTVYLVRQGTLDDYVYLEHGAHYAIGALAVILIVTIQYEINEVITGLVGVVLIAWSFWSSVRRNRALAAEGGGSTAKDEVSSGV from the coding sequence GTGCTTCTGAAAACCTTCGGCTGGTCGTTCGCGATCACCGCTCTCGGCCTGGTGGCGGCCGTTCTCTACAACGGATGGACCGGGTTCGGGATCGTCGCCATCCTGGCGATCCTGGAGATCTCGCTCTCCTTCGACAACGCGGTCGTCAACGCCGGCGTGCTGAAGAAGATGAGTCCGTTCTGGCAGAAGATCTTCCTCACCGTCGGCGTGCTGATCGCCGTCTTCGGCATGCGGCTCATCTTCCCCGTCGTGATCGTCGCCGTCACCGCGAAACTGAACCCGTGGGACGCGGTCGATCTCGCGTTCTCCGACAAGGACCGCTATCAGCAGCTGGTCACCGACGCGCACCCGGCGATCGCCGCGTTCGGTGGCATGTTCCTGCTGATGATCTTCCTCGACTTCATCTTCGAGGACCGGGACATCAAGTGGCTCGCCTGGCTGGAGCGGCCGCTGGCCAAGCTCGGCAAGGTCGACATGCTCGCGGTCTGCATCTCGCTGATCTGCCTGCTCATCGCCTCCATGACGGTCGCCGCCCACGCCCACCAGCACGGCGGCGTCCACGCCGACAAGGGGCAGACGGTCCTGCTGGCCGGCATCGCGGGGCTGATCACGTACATGATCGTCGGCGGGCTCTCGGGGTACTTCGAGGACCGCCTGGAGGAGGAAGAGGAGCGCGAGCAGGAAGAGGAGTCGGACCGGCGGACCGGCGGGAAGAAGCCGGCGGTGCTTCTGGCGGGCCAGGCCGCGTTCTTCATGTTCCTCTACCTCGAGGTCCTGGACGCGTCCTTCTCCTTCGACGGTGTGATCGGCGCCTTCGCCATCACCAACGACATCGTGATGATGGCGCTCGGCCTCGGCATCGGCGCGATGTACGTCCGGTCGCTCACCGTCTACCTGGTCCGCCAGGGCACTCTCGACGACTACGTCTACCTCGAGCACGGCGCGCACTACGCGATCGGCGCCCTGGCCGTCATCCTCATCGTCACCATCCAGTACGAGATCAACGAGGTCATCACCGGCCTCGTCGGCGTCGTGCTGATCGCCTGGTCCTTCTGGTCCTCGGTCCGCCGCAACCGGGCGCTCGCCGCGGAGGGCGGCGGGAGCACGGCGAAGGACGAGGTGTCCTC
- a CDS encoding peroxiredoxin yields the protein MAIQVGEKAPDFALKDNHGATVRLSDFRGEKNVVLLFYPFAFTGVCTGELCALRDNLPKFVNDDTQLLAVSNDSIHTLRVFAEQEGFEYPLLSDFWPHGETSRAYGVFAEDKGCAVRGTFVIDKEGVVRWTVVNALPDARDLNEYVKALDSL from the coding sequence ATGGCCATCCAGGTCGGCGAAAAGGCCCCCGACTTCGCACTCAAGGACAACCACGGCGCAACCGTCCGGCTCTCCGACTTCCGCGGGGAGAAGAACGTCGTCCTGCTCTTCTACCCCTTCGCCTTCACCGGCGTCTGCACCGGCGAACTGTGCGCCCTGCGCGACAACCTGCCGAAGTTCGTGAACGACGACACCCAGCTCCTCGCCGTCTCCAACGACTCCATCCACACCCTGCGCGTCTTCGCGGAGCAGGAGGGCTTCGAGTACCCCCTGCTCTCCGATTTCTGGCCGCACGGCGAGACCTCGCGCGCGTACGGCGTCTTCGCCGAGGACAAGGGCTGCGCCGTCCGGGGGACCTTCGTCATCGACAAGGAGGGCGTCGTGCGCTGGACGGTCGTCAACGCCCTGCCCGACGCCCGGGACCTGAACGAGTACGTGAAGGCGCTCGACAGCCTGTGA
- a CDS encoding small hydrophobic protein — protein MAGFGHSHSHSHGSRTYPRSRGRMGSRSGPDRATLGIVGLVCAIAGFFVLGIVLGPVAMICGWLGMGRSWAGSRPVPALVALVLGAIDTLLAIVWIAGAAGPGGGLF, from the coding sequence ATGGCGGGCTTCGGACACAGCCACAGTCACAGTCATGGTTCGCGTACGTACCCCCGCTCACGGGGCCGGATGGGGTCTCGGAGTGGGCCGGATCGCGCGACGCTCGGGATCGTCGGACTGGTTTGTGCGATCGCCGGATTCTTCGTGCTGGGGATCGTGCTCGGTCCGGTGGCGATGATCTGCGGCTGGCTGGGCATGGGGCGCAGCTGGGCGGGTTCCCGTCCGGTACCGGCGCTCGTCGCCCTGGTACTGGGTGCCATTGACACGCTGCTCGCGATCGTGTGGATCGCGGGGGCGGCCGGGCCGGGGGGTGGGCTGTTCTGA
- a CDS encoding TerD family protein: MGVSLSKGGNVSLTKEAPGLTAVIVGLGWDVRTTTGTDFDLDASALLLNTEGKVANDQHFIFFNNLKSPDGSVEHTGDNLTGEGEGDDEQIKVDLAGVPAEVDKIVFPVSIYEAENRQQSFGQVRNAFIRVVNQAGGAEIARYDLSEDASTETAMVFGELYRNGAEWKFRAIGQGYASGLRGIAQDFGVNV; encoded by the coding sequence GTGGGAGTCAGCCTCAGCAAGGGCGGCAACGTTTCGCTGACCAAGGAGGCCCCTGGCCTGACCGCGGTCATCGTCGGTCTGGGATGGGACGTGCGCACCACCACCGGCACCGACTTCGACCTGGACGCCAGCGCGCTGCTGTTGAACACGGAGGGCAAGGTCGCCAACGACCAGCACTTCATCTTCTTCAACAACCTCAAGAGCCCCGACGGCTCGGTCGAGCACACCGGCGACAACCTCACCGGTGAGGGCGAGGGCGACGACGAGCAGATCAAGGTCGATCTCGCCGGTGTCCCCGCCGAGGTGGACAAGATCGTCTTCCCGGTCTCGATCTACGAGGCCGAGAACCGCCAGCAGTCCTTCGGACAGGTCCGCAACGCGTTCATCCGCGTGGTGAACCAGGCCGGCGGCGCCGAGATCGCCCGCTACGACCTGAGCGAGGACGCCTCCACGGAGACCGCGATGGTCTTCGGCGAGCTGTACCGCAACGGCGCGGAGTGGAAGTTCCGCGCCATCGGACAGGGCTACGCCTCGGGTCTGCGCGGCATCGCCCAGGACTTCGGAGTCAACGTCTGA
- the aceE gene encoding pyruvate dehydrogenase (acetyl-transferring), homodimeric type produces MASASDRNPIIIGGLPSQVPDFDPEETQEWLDSLDAAVDERGRERARYLMLRLIERARAKRVAVPEMRSTDYVNTIPTKSEPFFPGNEEIERKILNATRWNAAVMVSRAQRPGIGVGGHIATFASSASLYDVGFNHFFRGKDDGRGGDQVFFQGHASPGIYARAYLLDRLSEAQLDGFRQEKSKYPDGLSSYPHPRSMPDFWEFPTVSMGLGPLGAIFQARMNRYMEARGIADTSASHVWAFLGDGEMDEPESLGQLSIAARENLDNLTFVVNCNLQRLDGPVRGNGKIIQELESVFRGAGWNVIKLVWDRTWDPLLAQDRDGVLVNRMNTTPDGQFQTYATESGAYIREHFFGDDHRLRAMVENMTDDQILHLGRGGHDHRKIYAAFKAAKEHKGQPTVILAKTIKGWTLGPNFEGRNATHQMKKLTVDDLKRFRDRLHLPISDKELESGPPPYYHPGRESEEMQYMHDRRKQCGGYVPTRVVRAKPLPLPEDKTYATVKKGSGQQSIATTMAFVRLLKDLMRDKEIGKRFVLIAPDEYRTFGMDSFFPSAKIYNPLGQQYESVDRELLLAYKESPTGQMLHDGISEAGCTASAIAAGSAYATHGEPLIPVYVFYSMFGFQRTGDQFWQMADQLARGFVLGATAGRTTLTGEGLQHADGHSQLLASTNPGCVAYDPAYGYEIAHIVQDGLRRMYGASEEHPHGEDVFYYLTVYNEPIRHPAEPADVDVEGILKGVHRIATGSDGEIPAQIMASGVAVPWALEARRILAEEWNVRADVWSATSWNELRREAVAAEEHNLLHPEEEQRVPWVTRKLSDAQGPFVAVSDWMRSVPDQIARWVPGPYTSLGADGFGFADTRGAARRFFHIDAQSVVLAVLTELSKQGRVDRSALKQAIDRYRLLDASAADPGVAGGDA; encoded by the coding sequence GTGGCTTCCGCATCCGATCGCAATCCGATCATCATTGGCGGCCTTCCCAGTCAGGTTCCCGACTTCGACCCCGAAGAGACCCAGGAGTGGCTCGACTCGCTGGACGCCGCGGTCGACGAGCGTGGCCGTGAGCGCGCGCGCTACCTGATGCTCCGGCTGATCGAGCGCGCCCGCGCCAAACGCGTGGCCGTGCCCGAGATGCGCAGCACGGACTACGTCAACACGATCCCCACCAAGAGCGAGCCGTTCTTCCCCGGCAACGAGGAGATCGAGCGCAAGATCCTCAACGCCACCCGGTGGAACGCCGCGGTCATGGTCTCCCGGGCGCAGCGCCCGGGCATCGGGGTCGGCGGCCACATCGCCACCTTCGCCTCCTCCGCGTCCCTCTACGACGTGGGCTTCAACCACTTCTTCCGCGGCAAGGACGACGGGCGCGGCGGCGACCAGGTCTTCTTCCAGGGGCACGCCTCCCCCGGGATCTACGCCCGCGCCTACTTGCTGGACCGGCTCAGCGAGGCGCAGCTCGACGGGTTCCGGCAGGAGAAGTCGAAGTACCCCGACGGCCTCTCCTCGTACCCGCACCCGCGCTCCATGCCCGACTTCTGGGAGTTCCCGACCGTGTCGATGGGCCTCGGCCCGCTCGGCGCGATCTTCCAGGCGCGGATGAACCGCTACATGGAGGCGCGCGGCATCGCGGACACCTCCGCGTCACACGTGTGGGCGTTCCTCGGCGACGGTGAGATGGACGAGCCGGAGTCACTCGGCCAGCTCTCCATCGCCGCCCGGGAGAACCTGGACAACCTGACCTTCGTGGTCAACTGCAACCTCCAGCGGCTCGACGGCCCGGTGCGCGGCAACGGCAAGATCATCCAGGAGCTGGAGTCGGTCTTCCGGGGCGCCGGCTGGAACGTCATCAAGCTGGTCTGGGACCGCACCTGGGACCCGCTGCTGGCCCAGGACCGCGACGGCGTGCTGGTCAACCGGATGAACACGACGCCGGACGGACAGTTCCAGACGTACGCCACGGAGTCCGGCGCGTACATCCGCGAGCACTTCTTCGGCGACGACCACCGGCTGCGCGCGATGGTCGAGAACATGACCGACGACCAGATCCTGCACCTGGGCCGCGGCGGTCACGACCACCGCAAGATCTACGCCGCGTTCAAGGCGGCCAAGGAGCACAAGGGCCAGCCCACCGTGATCCTGGCCAAGACGATCAAGGGCTGGACGCTGGGCCCCAACTTCGAGGGCCGCAACGCCACGCACCAGATGAAGAAGCTGACGGTCGACGACCTCAAGCGCTTCCGCGACCGGCTGCACCTGCCGATCTCCGACAAGGAGCTGGAGTCCGGCCCGCCGCCGTACTACCACCCGGGCCGGGAATCGGAGGAGATGCAGTACATGCACGACCGCCGCAAGCAGTGCGGCGGCTACGTGCCCACCCGGGTCGTGCGCGCGAAACCGCTGCCGCTGCCCGAGGACAAGACGTACGCGACCGTGAAGAAGGGCTCCGGCCAGCAGTCCATCGCGACGACCATGGCCTTTGTGCGGCTCCTCAAGGACCTCATGCGGGACAAGGAGATCGGCAAGCGGTTCGTGCTGATCGCGCCGGACGAGTACCGCACGTTCGGCATGGACTCGTTCTTCCCGAGCGCGAAGATCTACAACCCGCTCGGCCAGCAGTACGAGTCGGTCGACCGCGAGCTGCTCCTCGCCTACAAGGAGTCGCCCACCGGTCAGATGCTGCACGACGGCATCTCGGAGGCCGGCTGCACGGCCTCGGCGATCGCGGCGGGCTCGGCCTACGCCACCCACGGCGAGCCGTTGATCCCGGTCTACGTCTTCTACTCGATGTTCGGTTTCCAGCGCACCGGCGACCAGTTCTGGCAGATGGCCGACCAGCTGGCGCGCGGTTTCGTCCTGGGCGCGACCGCCGGCCGTACGACCCTGACCGGCGAGGGGCTGCAGCACGCGGACGGTCACTCGCAGCTCCTCGCCTCGACCAACCCGGGATGCGTGGCCTACGACCCGGCGTACGGGTACGAGATCGCGCACATCGTGCAGGACGGGCTGCGCCGGATGTACGGCGCGAGCGAGGAGCACCCGCACGGCGAGGACGTCTTCTACTACCTCACCGTCTACAACGAGCCGATCCGGCACCCGGCCGAGCCGGCGGACGTGGACGTCGAGGGCATCCTCAAGGGCGTGCACCGCATCGCGACGGGCTCCGACGGCGAGATCCCGGCGCAGATCATGGCCTCGGGCGTCGCGGTGCCGTGGGCGCTGGAGGCCCGGCGCATCCTCGCCGAGGAGTGGAACGTACGGGCCGACGTGTGGTCGGCGACCTCATGGAACGAGCTGCGGCGCGAGGCGGTGGCGGCCGAGGAGCACAACCTGCTGCATCCGGAGGAGGAGCAGCGGGTGCCGTGGGTGACACGGAAGCTGAGCGACGCGCAGGGGCCGTTCGTGGCCGTCTCCGACTGGATGCGGTCGGTTCCCGACCAGATCGCGCGCTGGGTGCCGGGGCCGTACACGTCCCTGGGCGCGGACGGCTTCGGCTTCGCGGACACGCGGGGGGCGGCGCGCCGCTTCTTCCACATCGACGCGCAGTCCGTCGTCCTGGCGGTCCTGACGGAACTGTCGAAGCAGGGCCGCGTGGACCGCTCGGCGCTGAAGCAGGCCATCGACCGCTACCGCCTCCTCGACGCCTCCGCCGCCGACCCGGGCGTGGCGGGGGGCGACGCGTAG
- a CDS encoding TerD family protein: MGVTLAKGGNVSLSKAAPNLTQVLIGLGWDARSTTGAPFDLDASALLCGADNRVMGDEWFVFYNQLKSPDGSVEHTGDNLTGEGEGDDESLLIDLSKVPAQCEKIVFPVSIHLADERGQTFGQVSNAFIRVVNQADGQELARYDLSEDASTETAMIFGEVYRYGGEWKFRAVGQGYASGLRGIALDFGVNVS; this comes from the coding sequence ATGGGCGTCACGCTCGCCAAGGGAGGCAACGTCTCCCTCTCCAAGGCGGCACCGAACCTCACCCAGGTGTTGATCGGGCTCGGCTGGGACGCGCGCTCGACCACCGGGGCCCCCTTCGACCTGGACGCCAGCGCCCTGCTGTGCGGCGCCGACAACCGGGTCATGGGCGACGAGTGGTTCGTGTTCTACAACCAGCTCAAGAGCCCCGACGGCTCGGTCGAGCACACCGGCGACAACCTCACCGGTGAGGGCGAGGGCGACGACGAGTCGCTGCTGATCGACCTCTCCAAGGTGCCGGCGCAGTGCGAGAAGATCGTCTTCCCGGTCTCGATCCACCTGGCCGACGAACGCGGCCAGACCTTCGGCCAGGTCAGCAACGCCTTCATCCGTGTCGTCAACCAGGCCGACGGCCAGGAGCTGGCCCGCTACGACCTGAGCGAGGACGCCTCCACGGAGACGGCCATGATCTTCGGCGAGGTCTACCGCTACGGCGGCGAGTGGAAGTTCCGCGCCGTCGGCCAGGGCTACGCCTCGGGTCTGCGCGGCATCGCCCTCGACTTCGGCGTCAACGTCTCCTAG